The genomic segment ATACGGAAATAGTATTTTCCTTTATATTATTAGTTACTTTAATAATTGAGTTAAGCGCCCTGATACCGTTCCACATGGTTGGGGGTTTTTCAATCCATCCCTTCTTATCCTTATCCCATTTTTTAGAGAATAAGACAGGGAGCAGATTGTATTTTTCTATCATCTTTTCCCTGATCATATTTGAGTTAAGAAGATTCACAATCTCCTTTGAAGATGTTGATGCAGGCAGGGAGATGCCTGCCAAACCGCCAAATTGCTGGGAAAGGAGAGATAAACCTCCTCCACCTTTTTCGTCGCCAATTGGAGAAATTACAGCCTTTGCCTGATAGATGTCTGTTCTATAAAATGAGATTACGGCGCTAAGAAGTGTAATAAAAAATACCACAATGATTATAAGTATTTTCCGCTTCCAGATAACACGCCAATAATCCAACAGGTTTATTTCTTCGTCAGAATATTCTTCCTGATTGTTCATAATTAATCAGCTATCATATGAAAATTTAAAAAAAAACACAAGTTATAGGGATTTCACTGTGCTTGACAACCTTGATTCCTTTAATTATAATTCCAGACTGCTTTTCATTACAGACCCTTTTATTAGAAATTCATCCAGCTTTTTGTGACTTATTTAACGTATGATTTCCTTTGCTGATGAATGTCGGGGTTATAAATGACGGGTGCGTGCCAATGCCCTTTAAATTTATAAGACAATCAATTCCCGGGGTCGTGATCATTGAACCGGGGGCCTTCCGGGACGAGAGGGGCTTCTTTATTGAAACCTACAAATATTCTGAGTTTGCAAAAGCAGAGATAAGTGAATCTTTCGTACAGGACAACCACTCACAATCGTCTATGGGAGTCCTGCGGGGTCTTCACTATCAGATCAATCCGGGGGCCCAGGGGAAATTATTGAGGTGCATAAAGGGAAAGATATTTGACGTAGCCGTTGATATAAGAAAGGGTTCTCCTGACTATGGGAAATGGATCGGCGTTGAGCTGTCTGATGA from the Nitrospirota bacterium genome contains:
- the rfbC gene encoding dTDP-4-dehydrorhamnose 3,5-epimerase, yielding MPFKFIRQSIPGVVIIEPGAFRDERGFFIETYKYSEFAKAEISESFVQDNHSQSSMGVLRGLHYQINPGAQGKLLRCIKGKIFDVAVDIRKGSPDYGKWIGVELSDENNKMIYIPPGFAHGFLTLSSVAEVLYKCTSEYSPAHERGIAWNDPEINIDWPVKAPILSAKDRSYPVLKDADNNFKY